cattatcattatcattaactTACAAAggttttaataaacatttatataatgTAAATTAAAAGCACAAACTCATAAACACTGATTAATGGTAACCCAGAACCGGCCACACTACATGTATTCTCCAATCAACAGCCATTCCATCCTCTCTAAGGAAAAGGCCTGAGTCTGTATttctaaagtaattttttttttttttttaccatcaaaTCATagtcttttgtctttttttaaatggtctTTTTTAAAAATGGAAGAATTTTTTACCGTTAAgacaaatgtacatttaaatgtataatatgtcATGGATGCTGCATGGATGCTACATGCCAGCAGTGCATAATACAATGTGCAGTACACTTTTACATACTGTCCAGTATATACTACATGGCACATTGTGTGCTGCACAGTATTTCTATTCAGTACGTAAAAGGTAGTTTTCCATTCCCAATACATCCCAtatctgtcacggtcctgtcactctgtcagtctgggtttttgtctgacaggaccgtggcatcattgcCCCATGTCTCGTGTTTCATTGTCTATCTTCATGTGAGCGCACGGCTTCGGTTTTTcccctgccatgcgctcttcggtctgtcttctttcatgtccggagcatggtgtctggatcctgacttcactgtctggttcggtttcggtctgtgtcgggacctGTCTACTATTGACCTGAATGCATtgcacttatgtcatcttggcagcatgcactcgcgtcaatagtttatgtctaTCTCTCATGAACACGGGTGTGCCTCATGTTGCGCTGAGCCCCCGGGTcgagctgtcttgtgtttcatgtccggagcatggtgccTAGATCCAGACTTCCCTGTCTGGGTTGCGAGCTTTATTCACGTTGTGCTGAGATTTGGTCACTTCCGTCTGAGATTTTGGGCTTGTGTGTgtccgaactctcgcacaggtgtcctgtcttgtttttgtcacctgttacGTGCATCGTGTGGCATTTGCCTCTATATGTACGCtctggttttgtttagtgtgagaatgcgtggcattgctttgtttggcattgctatgcattctctcgtcttgtttgtcggttggcatgagcttatattgccttattgtcttggcgatgtgcgctcatgccatttgggtgttttgttgtctcatgagagcacgtggctttgtttttatttctgtattgctgcgtgtctctctgtcttacgtcataccccgcctccttgtttgcccattactAGTTCATTTGTTACGCCTGCCCtgcattaacctgtttgatttccttccctattttagtctcctcgtgtgtgctgtccagtgccagttcgtcttgtgtgcttgtgtatttAGTCGGCCTGTTGGTTTGTACCAGTCGGTCTTGTGTGTTGGTCCTGACTTTGATTCTCCCATCCCTCTCCGTTTGGTCCTGGTTCCCTGTAATCCTCTGCCCCAGCCCGGATTACATTtccccctacggggtagtttgtgtttgttttttcccccttgtgggggttttatgttggattttgtgttttattttttgtattaaataaacctttatttttcactctgcgtttgggtcctgagtCTCTCTGATCCTGACAATATCAAAGCATATCAGTTTCAATGGCATATAGATGCTGACTGCACCACTGCAATTTACTCTAACCAGGAACAAACTACAGTGATACCATTGCACATGCACATCCACAATAATACCCCCTTCCTTCATGCTGAAGATCAGTAGTCTCTTCACACCAATGCACATTTTATACCCAAAAATCTGTTTTCGAGGTGTGAAAGTAAATTTTTAAATCCGCAGAACATTTTTGATTGTGTCATCATTTTGTAAATGATGCAAATGAAAAGAAATAGCCTTGTTTTGATCACAGTCTAGCCAGCTAACAGCAAAGGCAAGTTTTTTAAGCCAAGTCAGTCCACTAGATGGCCATCTTGGGAACACTCCCTTGCAACTATTTTCTATGGGTTCAAGCAGTCTAAAAGTACAGcacttatctacttgaatgggtaaAGTCCGAAATCTTcgaaacggttggtcaagattatgatcaaagaacgtatttcaaatcagcagtaaaatctgacaacaatggtatcataaattgcacttctttatctcagatcttgctaaaaaacaatattttttaagctGGTCCATCTAATGTGTATGCCCGTTCTTGAGTTTACTGACAGGcttgtctgtatctaaaatgtgattggctcttaaACCTATAAGGCAGGAtgtccttttctacatccaccatatttGGCGTTACAGTTTGCTacgattcattttaatacaagtgatcCATCTCTGGCTAATTAGTCTCTGCTGTCAGTTAGCATGATTGACATGTGTCAGTGTTGAAGTGTATGGTTAGCATATCCAATTTCATCATGGCAGACAGGGCGGCGTCAGATGCAACAGTGTTACAAGTGTCCCCATTCATGTGTGCCATGACAGGTTGATGataataagtgtaaataaatacagATTAAGCTTTGAATTAAATCTGATAAGCTttactgtttatatatacagttgtgctcaaaagtttgcatacccgttggagaattggtaatatatgtaccatttttaaagaaaacatgagtgagcaggcaaaacacatttcttttatttcttatgggattcatattcaactgtaggttataacagaatggcacaatcataaaactaaacatggcaacaaagaaaaaaatgaaatgacccttgttcaaaagtctgcatacacttagttcttaatactgtgtattgccccctttagcatcaatgacagcgtgcagtcttttgtaatatttgtcttTGAGGCCCCAAATTtgtgcaggtggtatagctgcccattcgtcttggcaaaatgcctacaGATCATGCAAagcctttggtcgtcttgcatgaaccacacgcctgaaatctccccagagtggctcgatgatagtaaggtcaggagactgtgatggccactccagaaccttcacctttttctgctgtaaccactggagggtcaacttggccttgtgcttagggtcattgtcatgctggaaagtccaagaatcagaatcagaatgagctttattgccaagtatgcttacacatacaaggaatttgtcatggtgacaggagcttccagtacacaacaatacaaaacagcaacaagacttttacatatacacacacacacacacacacacacacacacacacacacacacatatatatatatatatatatatatatatatatatatatatatatatatatatatatatatatatatatatatatatatatatatatatgatatatacatacacatacatatgtatatatatatatacatacacatatacatacatatatatatatatatatatatatatatatatatatatatatatacatacacacatatacatacacacacatacatacatacacacatacacatacgtagtgcaaatctaaatacaaatcggttatatacagtgcaagggaatgtaatggcagaagaggtaggatgtgttggataaatataaaaagactaagctgtgtattgcacattaattattactcaatggggcagttttaactgttcatgagatggatagcctgagggaaaaaactgttcctgtgcctgacggtcctggtgctcagagctctgaagtgtcggccagaaggcaacagttcaaaaaggtggtgggctgggtgagtggtgtccagagtgatttttccaacctttttcctcactctggaagtgtatagttcttgaagggagggcagagggcaaccaataatcctctcagcagtccgaattgtcctttgtagtcttctgatatccgatttcgtagctgaaccaaaccagacagatatacaagtgcagaggacagactcaatgactgctgagtagaactgtatcagcagcgcctgtggcaggttgaacttcctcaactggcaaaggaagcacaacctctgctgggcctttttcacaatggagtcaatgtgggtctcccacttcaggtcctgtgagattgagaagagcgtcccatgcgcagctttcgtgcagaagaatgcaaattgtctgccagtattttctgataacatgctgcattcatcttgccatcaattttcacaagattcccgtgcctttagagctcacacacccccaaaacatcagtgagccaccaccatgcttcacagtggggatggtattcttttcactataggccttgttgacccatctccaaacatagcacttatggttgtgacaataaagctctattttggtctcatcactccaaattacagtgtgccagaagctgtgaggtgtgtcaaggtgttgtcgggcatattgtaaccggcttttttgtggcattggcgcagtaaacaCTTCTTTCTGGCATTTtggccatgcagctcatttttgttcaagtatcgtcgtattgtgctccttgaaacaaccacaccatatttttccagagcaacctgtatttctcctgaggttacctgtgggcttttctttgtatcccgaacaattcttctggcagttgtggctgaaatctttcttggtctacctgacattggcttggtatcaagagatccccgaattttccacttcttaataagtgattgaacagtactgactggcattttcaaggctttggatatctttttagatccttttccatctttataaagttccattaccttgttacgcaggtcttttgacagttcttttctgctccccatggctcagtatctagcctgctcagtgcatccacgtgagagctaacaaactcattgactatttatacatagacactaattgcaatttaaaaagccacaggtgtgggaaattaacctttaattgccatttaaacctgtgtgtgtcaacttgtgtgtctgtaacaaggtcaaacattcaagggtatgtaaacttttgatcagggccatttgggtgatttctgttatcattatgatttaaaaaggatccaaacaactatgtgataataaatagcttcatatgaccactatccttaaataaaagacagtttttttgcatgatcagtcatattttcaaaatcaatgccaaaatttcacaatttctgccagggtatgcaaactattgagcacaactgtacagtactgtgcaaaagtcttaagcacataagatgtttcacaaaagcatttgtcttaagatggttatttatatcttcagctttagtgtgtcaatagaaaatataaatgttagactcccaaatattaattttgcaaatagaaatgattagaatagaataacagggagccctgcaacagatgtcatggcccccacaaagccgcccactgaacatcgagtcagtctgagattacataaagagacagaagcaatttagacagcctaaatagatagaagaactgtggcgaattctccaagaagcttggaacatcctatctgccagcaaccaagaaaaactgtgtccaggtgtacctaggagaattggtgctgttttaaaggcaaaggtggtcacaccgaatattgatttagctttttttatgtttactggactttgtatgacactaagtgataaatgaaaactatttatgtcattatttttgaagacaagtgcctaaaacgtttgcacagtactgtgtgtgtgtatatatatatatatatatatatatatatatatatatatatatatatatatatatatatatatatatatattatattccaTCATATGCCATTCTTTATTGTGTGCCATGAGAGCTACTCTCACCCTCATGAGTAGTGTTTGTCATCCAAGCAATGGGCACACAAAAGGATCACTAATGGCAGACCAATGTATGATTGTCACAAAAAGCTGATTGAATATTTACCCTAACATTTCTCTCCATTCTATGTTGTTTTCGTATGTTGGCTAACAGTTCACTATTGTAATCAGCTGTTGTTTAATCTCTTGCTTATCGTTTCTTGCCAACCCAAGCATATAAAAGTATATAACTTACAATACAGTGGTGTGTCGTTCCTGAAAATTGTGCTCAAAACGATTCTCAAGATATGTCTGAGTCAAGATAGGCAACACCTGACAATAAGCAATTGATGTCTGTGTGTGATGCATGTGCCAATTCAAACAGAACTTAAAATGCTGGTACAAAATATTATGCAATATTAAAGTCATTTATTGTAGTCGGGGTCAACTGTAACATTTAATTTGCTTGACTTTATTTAgaatatattcaaatatttacatgGTAGAAATACAATACTTTGTTGGTacgagtgtaacgggagccagctggtatgtgatagctgtgcggtttGAGGAAACCTCACTCCcatggcctcaagaggtgcactagcgacttaCGTTGTGACttcgaatcccactcggagcaggtagagcaggactggttacacgaATACCTATCAGACACATGTACCTCttttttaatgacaaaaataaaaaatggtggtGTAGTTTATTTTGTTCCTGAGATTTAACCCAAAATGTGAAAAACGTTACAACTGTCTCCACTATCACTTAATACTGTACCGTCCCAGAGTTTTATACCTTTGTAGTAACTGCAGTCATAAAAGCATAACCATATCCCATCATGCTATTTTAACTGAATACTTGTTTCTGTAAAACCAGGAAGACCTCATGGGAAAAGTTACTCCAGTGTCCTTGTTGACTGATAATGAATGTAGAAGTGTACTGATGCAACCCTGGAGGGCTGAGAGATATAAATATGTGCATTCTGCTTGTCTGACTTGATGTAGGCAGGTCAGGACAGTACCAAGAATGTGTAATGGTATGTTTCTTGTACAAGCTGTAGGgtgaataatgtgttttttgtgtgagTATGCATTTGAAatctaataattatttattactatatgtacactggggtccaaaagtctgagactacttgtgaaaatgcttttaatacagttattttaatttcaaatatTATTATCGATAAAGTTAAATCTatcaaaacatttcaaatttatttCAGAATTTTAAGTATTTGGCATGCATCCATTATGCTTGAATGACAGCATGAACTCAGTGCACTGGAAATGTTTCAAGGAGCATCTTGTGTAATGCAAGTGAAGAAAATCTGACTTTTTGTTCAAAGGAGATAtgatggtcaatgtcacaaatttgcttatttaattAGTGACCAAGAAAGAGtacatatgtttaaatatgtcttatTCATTTAGTTCATAATGCTTCTTTAAGCCTAACACTGTTCATTTCAAGTTTAAATTAGATGTTGAATTCCAGATTTTCAATTTGAACTCCACTTTGTGAAATAATCATACCTACGTCTGTTATGACGATTATGATGTGAAAATCTGTTTATAATGtgctaatgttgttgtttttaacagaCCATATTCCATTTCTGATAAGTCAATCAGGAGATGGACCCAATCAACTCAACTAGAATTGAAAGTGGGCCTGCTCTCTGCTTTGAATCCTTCAACAACTCGTGCGAGAAGCTTGTCTATGCATCAGAGATTCAGATTTTGCTCTATTTGTTCTTCAGTGCTATAGCACTTACGACAGTATGTGGAAACTTGCTGGTCATCATAGCAATCATTCATTTCAAGCAGCTTCACACATCAACCAACTACCTCATTTTATCTCTAGCTGTGGCCGACCTGTTAATCGGGGGGTTTGTGATGCCCCCGAGTATGATGCGCTCAGTTGAGACTTGCTGGTACTTGGGGGATGTGTTCTGTAAAATACACAGTAGTGCCGATGTTATGTTATGTACCACATCTCTCCTACACATATCTTTCATCTCTATAGATCGATATTATGCCGTGTGCCACCCTCTGCAGTACCATAATAAAATCACACCTCCCATTACCTTGATTATGATTTCCTTAAGCTGGGCTTTGTCTGCCTTTGTTGGATTTGCTATGATATTTCTACAACTCAACATTCTTGGTGCTGAGGAGTTTTATTTCGACAATGTAGTGTGTAAGGGAGCGTGTATCATCTTTCAAACGGCCGCAGCGAGCATGACTTCctcattttttgctttttatcTTCCTGCTATAATCTGCATCTGCATATATCTCAAAATTCTCCTTGTTGCACGAAGACAATCAACATCTATACAGCATGCAGCAAAAATAGGCAAGGAAACCAGCACGTCTATAATTAAAACAGAGGGGAAGGCCACAAAAACACTAGCTATAATAATGGGGGTATTTTTTGTGAGTATTTCTCCCTTTTTCTTCATTAAtctaattaatccatttgttgaACACACAATACCACCagccttatttgacatttttttatggATTGGATATTTGAATTCTCTTTGTAATCCCTTTgtgtatgcatttttttatagATGGTTTAGAAAAGCTCTGAGAATCATTCTTTTGGCCaaaatatttcaagttaattCTTCACAATTGGACTTGATGGCAAGGCATAGTAATTAGGAATGACCTACTGTAACTGTGTAAATATTGTGTATGTAAATAAGAGCAAAACATTCCTGGATAATATGCATGTGTCCATACAGACAGAGATCTGCACAATAACCATGAAGCCAAAccaaattaaacatgcaatgtttGTGAACTTAAATTGCCACATTTTCATTTGAGATCAGGATGTAGGTATTATGACTTAAATA
The nucleotide sequence above comes from Myxocyprinus asiaticus isolate MX2 ecotype Aquarium Trade chromosome 25, UBuf_Myxa_2, whole genome shotgun sequence. Encoded proteins:
- the taar10 gene encoding trace amine-associated receptor 10, coding for MDPINSTRIESGPALCFESFNNSCEKLVYASEIQILLYLFFSAIALTTVCGNLLVIIAIIHFKQLHTSTNYLILSLAVADLLIGGFVMPPSMMRSVETCWYLGDVFYRYYAVCHPLQYHNKITPPITLIMISLSWALSAFVGFAMIFLQLNILGAEEFYFDNVVCKGACIIFQTAAASMTSSFFAFYLPAIICICIYLKILLVARRQSTSIQHAAKIGKETSTSIIKTEGKATKTLAIIMGVFFVSISPFFFINLINPFVEHTIPPALFDIFLWIGYLNSLCNPFVYAFFYRWFRKALRIILLAKIFQVNSSQLDLMARHSN